The Halopseudomonas sabulinigri genome window below encodes:
- a CDS encoding AraC family transcriptional regulator: MNPELHPLPSERVHERALWAQGIAQCLEEYDKSIKDLPADLRCHCKQADLSLTHISQTDINRLWHAAARLSQDDCFGLRMGQRHQSNTLSLLCLAAASSDTLGDAIQRIIRFMPVFSTQVQLYSVEDDQYLTLYFQPKGAPHPMHMEALMSQCSRIWDALGIGKAGLMLETRLTGEHDKSRIDCEAILGGRVRLGAKRQSVRINRRFLNSRLPNADAFLRKRLDNSLEDMLSDLPNVDFAEQVKQRIRVLVSERTVSEELVSTPFNMSPRHLRRKLSETQTTYEKLLDEVRMELAVRLIKEGKLNLGRIAFELGFLDPSSFTRAFRRWTGVSPTTFRSQYTQAAVPS; this comes from the coding sequence ATGAATCCGGAACTCCATCCGCTACCGTCCGAGCGCGTGCATGAACGCGCTCTGTGGGCGCAGGGCATTGCACAATGCCTTGAAGAGTACGACAAGAGCATCAAGGATCTCCCCGCCGACTTGCGCTGCCATTGCAAGCAAGCCGACCTCAGCCTGACCCATATCAGTCAAACCGATATCAATCGGCTCTGGCATGCCGCAGCACGGCTGTCGCAGGACGATTGCTTTGGCCTGCGCATGGGCCAGCGGCACCAGAGCAACACTCTCTCCCTGTTGTGCCTGGCCGCTGCTTCAAGCGACACACTGGGTGATGCCATTCAGCGCATCATTCGTTTCATGCCGGTGTTCAGCACGCAAGTACAGCTGTACTCGGTCGAAGATGATCAGTACCTGACGCTCTATTTTCAGCCAAAGGGCGCGCCACACCCGATGCATATGGAAGCGCTGATGAGCCAGTGCAGCCGTATCTGGGACGCACTGGGGATTGGCAAAGCCGGGCTGATGCTGGAAACCCGCCTGACGGGCGAACACGACAAGAGCCGCATTGACTGTGAAGCCATCCTCGGCGGCCGCGTGCGACTCGGCGCCAAGCGGCAGTCCGTGCGAATCAATCGTCGCTTCTTGAACTCTCGCCTGCCCAACGCCGATGCTTTTTTACGCAAGCGGCTGGATAACTCACTGGAGGACATGCTCAGCGACCTGCCCAACGTAGACTTTGCCGAACAAGTGAAGCAACGGATTCGCGTGTTGGTCTCGGAACGTACCGTGTCCGAGGAGCTGGTATCAACGCCGTTCAACATGAGCCCACGGCATCTGCGCCGCAAACTCAGCGAAACCCAAACCACCTATGAGAAGTTGCTGGATGAAGTGCGCATGGAATTGGCCGTACGCCTTATAAAGGAAGGCAAACTGAATCTCGGACGAATTGCGTTTGAGCTGGGTTTTCTCGACCCCAGCAGCTTTACCCGGGCTTTTCGCCGCTGGACGGGCGTCAGCCCTACAACCTTCCGCAGCCAGTACACTCAGGCCGCTGTGCCATCCTGA
- a CDS encoding DUF1329 domain-containing protein has protein sequence MQKTLLGAGGLALSLLATGVMAQSLTQSEIDSLGSSLTPIGAEKAGNAAGTIPEWTGGLGTDAGKELANNFLENPFAGDKPEFVITAQNYQQYKDNLTPGQVAMFERYPETFKMPVYKTQRSVGYPQAVYDQVKQTAGQAKLVNGGDGISNFAHGSFAFPVPKSGAEVVWNHNTRYRVNIKRWYMQAMPQTNGSYTLIKLEEEVGYPQLMADVDASSMPNTLLFFKQRVNAPARLAGNVLLVHDTLDQLKEPRMAWVYNAGQRRVRRAPQVAYDGPGTASDGMRTSDNFSMYNGAPDRYNWKLVGKKEVYIPYTSGKLTDPSVKYEDVLQAGHINPDYTRFELHRVWEVQGNVKEGQRHIYAQRNFFVDEDSWLISLADHYDGRGTLWRVGEGHISFNYKEKIPGYAIETLYDLLAGRYIALGMYSEEASAPQYDFQPNYNQFTPAALRSSGIR, from the coding sequence ATGCAAAAAACTCTGTTGGGTGCAGGCGGTTTGGCTCTGAGCCTACTGGCCACGGGTGTCATGGCACAAAGCCTGACCCAGTCTGAAATTGATTCATTGGGTAGCAGCCTGACGCCAATCGGCGCAGAAAAAGCCGGCAACGCGGCGGGCACCATTCCCGAGTGGACTGGCGGTCTGGGCACTGATGCAGGCAAGGAGTTGGCTAACAACTTCCTGGAAAACCCTTTCGCTGGAGATAAGCCTGAGTTCGTCATTACGGCGCAGAACTATCAGCAGTACAAGGACAACCTGACCCCAGGTCAGGTCGCCATGTTCGAGCGCTATCCGGAAACCTTCAAAATGCCGGTCTACAAGACCCAGCGTTCGGTGGGTTACCCGCAGGCCGTGTACGACCAGGTCAAGCAGACTGCCGGTCAGGCCAAGCTGGTTAACGGCGGCGACGGCATTTCCAACTTCGCACACGGCTCTTTCGCCTTCCCGGTTCCCAAGTCGGGCGCCGAGGTGGTGTGGAACCACAACACTCGTTACCGCGTGAACATCAAGCGTTGGTACATGCAGGCGATGCCACAAACCAACGGTTCTTACACGCTGATCAAGCTGGAAGAAGAAGTGGGTTATCCGCAGCTGATGGCTGATGTGGATGCGTCCTCCATGCCGAACACGCTGCTGTTCTTCAAGCAGCGCGTGAACGCGCCAGCGCGTCTGGCAGGTAACGTACTGCTGGTGCACGACACCCTGGATCAGTTGAAAGAGCCGCGCATGGCGTGGGTTTACAACGCCGGTCAGCGCCGTGTACGTCGTGCACCGCAGGTGGCCTACGACGGTCCGGGTACCGCGTCTGACGGTATGCGTACTTCCGACAACTTCTCCATGTATAACGGCGCACCTGACCGTTACAACTGGAAGCTGGTTGGCAAGAAGGAAGTCTACATTCCGTACACTAGCGGCAAGCTGACCGACCCAAGCGTCAAGTATGAAGATGTGCTGCAGGCCGGTCACATCAATCCTGACTACACCCGCTTCGAGTTGCACCGCGTGTGGGAAGTGCAGGGTAACGTCAAGGAAGGCCAGCGTCATATCTACGCACAGCGTAACTTCTTCGTTGATGAAGACTCCTGGCTGATCAGCCTGGCGGATCATTACGATGGTCGTGGCACTCTGTGGCGTGTAGGTGAAGGCCATATCAGCTTCAACTACAAGGAAAAGATCCCGGGTTACGCGATCGAGACCCTGTATGACCTGCTGGCAGGCCGTTACATTGCGCTGGGCATGTACTCGGAGGAAGCCTCTGCTCCGCAGTACGACTTCCAGCCGAACTACAATCAGTTCACCCCGGCGGCCCTGCGTTCTTCAGGTATCCGTTAA
- a CDS encoding DUF1302 domain-containing protein — MTKKMHAWSLAALPLAIGLASFSGTASAVNFNLGEVEGQLDSQLSIGASMSTQNADKRFVSLSNGGEAAARTSDDGRLNYEAGDVFSKIFRGVHDLELRYGDSGAFVRGKYWYDFETKDGSQRFYDIDDSGRSPLVKGAGVALLDAFVYHNYFIGNNPGNIRLGRQVVSWGESTFIQNSINSINPIDVAALRRPGAELKEGLLPVEMLYLSQGLTENLSMEAFYQLKWAPYAIDNCGTFFGSDTLATGCNDRLVVSGTDYPQGDPQLQNGAYSALGGSSYIVRASKDKEARDDGQFGVAFRYFAPELNDSEFGFYFMNYHSRSPYYSNVAGRLAGPAALVQANALPSAILTIPGMIDTVTGVDGVEGPAGYFFEYPEDIRLYGMSFQTMAGSASVAGEISYRPNMPMQINTGDMSRTALVAAGVPVPGVGNITVPGSDNTHRGLAGTLQPGDYIQGYERKEFYQAQVTVINFFDRVMGASRLALVGEAGVNYIGGLGDVKFGRDSLFGQSPYVDGDGAATGTCSSNQGTAPADRSPNAASWCENDGFYTDWSYGYRLRASLDYSNVFAGINLSPNLAWTHDVEGYGPNFTEDAKSISVGLNADYGNKYAASLSYTDFFDGKYNTNVDRDFLSASFSVSF; from the coding sequence ATGACAAAAAAAATGCATGCCTGGTCCCTAGCCGCATTGCCTCTGGCAATTGGCCTGGCCAGCTTTTCGGGTACTGCTAGCGCAGTCAACTTCAACCTTGGCGAAGTGGAAGGTCAGCTGGACTCTCAGCTCTCCATCGGCGCCAGCATGTCCACGCAGAACGCGGACAAGCGTTTTGTTTCTCTTTCCAACGGTGGTGAAGCTGCTGCGCGTACTTCTGACGATGGTCGTCTGAACTACGAAGCGGGGGATGTCTTCTCCAAAATTTTCCGCGGCGTACACGACCTGGAACTGCGTTATGGCGATTCCGGTGCCTTTGTACGTGGCAAGTACTGGTACGACTTTGAAACCAAAGACGGCAGCCAGCGTTTCTATGATATTGACGACTCTGGCCGCTCACCACTGGTGAAAGGTGCTGGTGTAGCGCTGCTCGATGCTTTCGTTTATCACAACTACTTTATCGGTAATAACCCAGGCAACATCCGTTTGGGTCGCCAGGTAGTGAGCTGGGGTGAGTCTACTTTCATCCAGAACTCCATCAACTCTATCAACCCGATTGACGTCGCTGCGCTGCGTCGGCCAGGCGCTGAGTTGAAAGAGGGGTTGTTGCCGGTTGAAATGCTTTATCTGTCTCAGGGTCTGACCGAAAACCTGAGTATGGAAGCTTTTTACCAACTGAAGTGGGCCCCCTACGCAATTGATAACTGCGGTACTTTTTTTGGTTCAGACACTTTGGCGACAGGGTGTAATGACCGTCTTGTTGTTTCTGGTACTGACTACCCTCAAGGCGACCCCCAGCTGCAAAATGGCGCTTATTCTGCTTTGGGTGGCTCAAGTTACATCGTACGGGCGAGTAAAGACAAAGAAGCAAGAGACGATGGCCAGTTCGGTGTGGCGTTCCGCTACTTTGCTCCTGAACTGAATGACTCCGAGTTCGGCTTTTACTTCATGAATTACCACAGCCGTTCACCTTATTATTCTAACGTCGCTGGACGTTTGGCAGGCCCGGCTGCGTTGGTTCAGGCGAACGCCTTACCAAGCGCTATTCTTACTATTCCAGGCATGATCGACACTGTGACTGGTGTCGATGGTGTAGAGGGCCCGGCTGGGTACTTTTTTGAATACCCGGAAGACATTCGCCTGTACGGCATGAGCTTCCAAACTATGGCGGGCAGTGCTTCGGTCGCGGGTGAAATAAGCTATCGTCCGAATATGCCGATGCAGATCAATACCGGCGATATGAGCCGCACAGCGCTTGTTGCTGCGGGAGTTCCTGTTCCTGGTGTTGGTAACATTACTGTGCCTGGTAGTGACAATACGCACCGAGGCCTAGCAGGCACTCTTCAGCCAGGTGACTACATTCAAGGGTATGAGCGTAAAGAGTTCTATCAAGCGCAGGTTACCGTCATCAACTTCTTTGACCGTGTCATGGGCGCCAGTCGCTTGGCGTTGGTCGGCGAAGCTGGCGTCAATTACATTGGTGGGTTGGGTGACGTCAAGTTTGGTCGTGACTCGCTGTTTGGTCAGAGCCCTTATGTAGACGGTGACGGAGCTGCTACTGGTACTTGCTCATCCAATCAAGGCACTGCGCCTGCCGACCGGTCTCCCAATGCTGCTAGCTGGTGTGAAAACGACGGCTTCTATACTGACTGGTCTTATGGCTACCGCCTGCGTGCTTCGCTGGATTACAGCAACGTATTCGCCGGCATCAACCTGAGCCCGAACCTGGCTTGGACTCACGATGTTGAAGGTTACGGCCCTAACTTCACTGAAGACGCCAAGTCCATCAGCGTAGGTCTGAACGCGGATTACGGTAACAAGTACGCCGCCAGCCTGAGCTATACCGATTTCTTCGATGGTAAATACAACACCAACGTTGATCGCGACTTCTTGTCCGCCAGCTTCAGCGTTAGCTTCTAA
- a CDS encoding AraC family transcriptional regulator: MFEQSSSHSFFRLRESAFWATAVEQTLKQYDLSLRHSSVGGCLFSEQFEAEGFIDQQFCSLIWSEATRIADDPLLGLRMHRVFSPTAFNTLALAASASPTIGDALNLLTRYFPIVSTQLTLKVEMQEDTVQLLLRPIGETHPQHMASITGYLARYFTRIDLDGEGLLFAIQLADHHQLHEHSCKQLLKNQVVSFADHYTLSLKRALLSKTLPTASSLLLPKLTEILQHMLATLPSSALSEQVKRRIHLLLGSGDISAERVAGPMNISQRHLRRKLSQEGTSYEQLADEVRREAALRMITDGQLSLTSIAYELGFLDPSSFTRAFRRWTDMSPTAYRRELSKKSPAAS, translated from the coding sequence ATGTTCGAGCAGTCCAGTTCCCACTCCTTCTTCCGCCTGCGCGAAAGTGCGTTCTGGGCTACGGCCGTGGAACAGACGCTCAAGCAGTATGACCTCTCGCTGCGCCACTCCAGCGTTGGCGGCTGCCTGTTCAGTGAGCAATTTGAAGCGGAAGGGTTTATCGACCAGCAGTTCTGCTCGCTGATCTGGAGTGAAGCGACGCGCATTGCTGACGACCCGCTGCTGGGGCTGCGAATGCACCGCGTATTCAGCCCAACCGCGTTCAATACTCTAGCGCTGGCAGCCTCTGCCTCACCGACCATCGGCGACGCACTGAACCTGCTCACCCGCTACTTCCCTATCGTCAGCACGCAGTTAACGCTGAAGGTTGAAATGCAGGAAGACACCGTACAGCTGCTGCTGCGGCCTATCGGCGAGACCCACCCGCAACATATGGCGTCCATTACCGGCTACCTGGCACGCTACTTTACCCGGATAGACCTGGACGGTGAGGGACTGTTGTTCGCTATTCAGTTGGCAGATCACCATCAACTGCACGAACACAGCTGCAAGCAGCTGTTGAAGAACCAGGTGGTGAGCTTTGCCGACCACTATACCCTGTCACTCAAACGCGCCCTGCTGAGCAAAACGCTGCCCACCGCCTCCAGCCTGCTGTTGCCCAAGCTGACCGAGATTCTGCAACACATGCTCGCGACGCTGCCCAGCAGCGCACTGTCTGAGCAGGTCAAGCGACGCATTCACCTGCTGCTTGGCTCGGGCGACATCAGTGCCGAGAGGGTGGCTGGGCCGATGAATATCAGCCAGCGCCACCTGCGCCGCAAACTCAGCCAGGAGGGTACCTCCTACGAGCAACTGGCCGATGAAGTACGCCGGGAGGCGGCGCTGCGAATGATTACTGACGGCCAGTTATCGTTGACCAGCATTGCCTACGAGCTGGGCTTTCTGGACCCCAGCAGCTTTACCCGCGCCTTTCGCCGCTGGACCGACATGAGCCCGACCGCCTACCGCCGCGAGCTCAGCAAAAAAAGTCCCGCTGCCAGTTGA
- a CDS encoding class I SAM-dependent methyltransferase, with translation MMKGLWIAAGAMLFSCSALAQDAVSPPQITQAQQQALHAAVGSTARGINNVMRDAYRNPERTLAFFGITPQQTVIEIWPGGGWYSEILAPLLRDDGKLIAAHFDAESDVAFYRRSRAEYEQKMADAPDVYDKVELTTLNYDPKVPIAAPGSADRVLTFRNVHNWLKAGEEQAAQVFDKFYAALKPGGMLGVVEHQARAGTSLEEMIKTGYVTESKVRELAEAAGFELVSVSPVNQNVQDSTDHPEGVWTLPPTLRLGDKDRARYLAIGESDRMTLLFIKPE, from the coding sequence ATGATGAAAGGTCTTTGGATAGCTGCCGGGGCGATGCTGTTCAGTTGCTCGGCATTGGCGCAGGACGCGGTCTCACCGCCGCAGATTACTCAGGCCCAGCAGCAGGCGCTGCATGCCGCGGTCGGCAGTACCGCGCGGGGCATCAACAACGTGATGCGCGATGCCTATCGCAACCCGGAGCGCACGCTCGCGTTCTTTGGTATCACGCCGCAGCAGACGGTGATCGAGATCTGGCCTGGCGGTGGCTGGTATAGCGAGATTCTCGCGCCGCTGTTGCGTGATGACGGCAAGCTGATCGCGGCGCACTTTGATGCCGAGTCGGACGTTGCGTTTTATCGTCGCTCGCGCGCCGAGTATGAACAGAAAATGGCCGACGCGCCGGATGTCTACGACAAGGTCGAGCTGACCACCCTCAATTACGATCCCAAGGTGCCTATCGCAGCGCCGGGCTCAGCCGATCGCGTGCTGACCTTCCGCAATGTACACAACTGGCTGAAGGCGGGTGAGGAGCAGGCGGCGCAGGTGTTTGACAAGTTCTATGCGGCGCTCAAGCCGGGCGGCATGCTGGGTGTGGTCGAGCATCAGGCCCGTGCCGGCACCAGCCTGGAAGAAATGATCAAAACCGGTTACGTGACCGAATCCAAGGTGCGGGAGCTGGCCGAGGCGGCAGGCTTCGAGCTGGTATCGGTCAGCCCGGTAAACCAGAACGTACAAGATTCAACCGATCACCCCGAGGGTGTCTGGACGCTGCCACCTACGCTGCGCCTGGGCGACAAGGATCGCGCGCGCTATCTGGCGATTGGGGAAAGCGATCGCATGACCTTGCTGTTTATCAAGCCGGAATAA
- the arsS gene encoding arsenosugar biosynthesis radical SAM (seleno)protein ArsS (Some members of this family are selenoproteins.): protein MLDTLPLLNRLDFPPIRRRALETLQVNLTYQCNQRCLHCHVNAGPTRTEAMSDAVIADLYQVLDAHSVKTLDLTGGAPEMHPRFRDIVRHARAEGIEVIDRCNLTILSEPGYEYLAEFLAENKVQVSASLPCYSRDNVDQQRGDGVFERSIQGLLQLNRLGYGKPDSGLELNLVYNPQGPSLPPPQAALQADYKAHLQEDFGIVFSQLFTITNQPIARFGSTLASRGQFNDYMQLLRDNFSAANLPGLMCRNTISVDWRGHLYDCDFNQMLDLDMPIIAKDRPHLRQLATQTLEGLPIATRDHCFACTAGQGSSCGGVIS from the coding sequence GTGCTGGATACCCTGCCGCTGTTGAACCGTCTGGACTTTCCGCCGATCCGGCGGCGTGCGCTGGAGACCCTGCAGGTCAACCTGACCTACCAGTGCAATCAGCGTTGCCTGCACTGCCATGTGAATGCCGGCCCCACCCGCACCGAAGCCATGAGCGACGCGGTCATTGCTGACCTTTATCAGGTGCTGGACGCCCATTCGGTCAAGACGCTCGACCTTACCGGCGGCGCCCCGGAAATGCATCCGCGCTTTCGTGACATAGTGCGGCACGCCCGCGCTGAGGGCATCGAGGTCATCGACCGCTGCAACCTGACCATCCTCAGTGAACCGGGTTACGAGTATCTGGCCGAGTTTCTCGCGGAGAACAAAGTGCAGGTCTCTGCCTCACTACCCTGCTACTCGCGTGACAACGTCGACCAACAACGCGGCGATGGCGTGTTCGAGCGCAGCATTCAGGGCCTGTTGCAACTCAACCGATTGGGCTACGGCAAACCGGACAGCGGCCTGGAGCTCAACCTGGTGTACAACCCGCAAGGCCCCAGCTTGCCGCCGCCCCAGGCTGCCTTGCAGGCCGATTACAAGGCGCACCTGCAAGAAGACTTCGGCATTGTCTTCAGCCAGCTGTTTACCATCACCAACCAACCCATCGCGCGCTTCGGCAGCACCCTCGCCAGCCGGGGGCAGTTCAACGATTATATGCAGCTACTGCGCGACAACTTCAGCGCTGCAAACCTGCCGGGCCTGATGTGCCGCAACACCATCAGTGTGGATTGGCGCGGCCATTTGTACGACTGCGATTTCAACCAGATGCTTGATCTCGACATGCCGATCATCGCCAAGGACCGCCCACACCTGCGCCAACTCGCCACCCAGACGCTGGAAGGCTTGCCGATTGCCACCCGCGATCATTGCTTTGCCTGTACCGCCGGCCAGGGCTCCAGCTGTGGCGGCGTCATCAGCTAA
- a CDS encoding sodium:solute symporter translates to MSSMTGLFFWGFLFAYGALMYALSPRSVTLGGFFNGEDSQGRPASPLLLTISIFISWIFAKSVTNAANLGAEFGLVGGLAYATYWLSIPLCGYVIYRLRRRFGATSMVSFLTSNYGRAAALAFSAAILIRLFNEVWSNTAVVGGYYGESGSTPFIVAALLFTAVTLAYSLRGGLRSSILTDAAQAAIFVVALVWVLGLVLPNHSAAELRSTSNWAMNAGVDLFLVACLQLFSYPFHDPVLTDRGFISEEKSMLRAFTLAGVLGFIAILAFSLIGVHASLSGLEASGNVPAALARSMGVGALIVMTLVMISAAGSTLDSTFSSLARLTGRELPALAGRNLGQKAIAVGMTAMLLFAVLGNLPMLAGTDILKATTISGTMVMGLAPVFLLHGLVRPTALGFHLGFWCGLLLGVALTVGWIPDSWAIGDGRYALLLGTNLYGLLLCTAAYLLSGLRRRV, encoded by the coding sequence ATCAGCAGCATGACCGGCCTCTTTTTCTGGGGATTTCTTTTTGCCTACGGCGCGCTCATGTACGCGCTGTCACCGCGCAGCGTCACCCTGGGCGGCTTTTTCAACGGCGAAGACAGCCAGGGCCGCCCCGCCTCGCCGTTACTGCTGACCATCAGCATTTTCATCAGCTGGATTTTCGCCAAGTCGGTCACCAACGCCGCAAACCTAGGGGCCGAGTTTGGCCTGGTGGGCGGCCTGGCTTACGCCACTTACTGGCTGTCTATTCCCTTGTGTGGCTACGTCATCTATCGCCTGCGCCGCCGCTTTGGCGCCACCAGCATGGTCAGTTTTCTGACCAGCAACTACGGCCGCGCCGCCGCCCTGGCCTTCTCGGCGGCAATTCTCATCCGCCTGTTCAACGAGGTTTGGAGCAACACCGCCGTGGTCGGCGGTTACTATGGCGAAAGCGGCAGTACGCCTTTTATCGTCGCCGCGCTGTTGTTTACCGCCGTGACCCTGGCCTACAGCCTGCGCGGCGGACTGCGCAGCTCGATTCTGACCGACGCCGCCCAGGCCGCTATTTTCGTGGTGGCGCTGGTGTGGGTGCTGGGGCTGGTATTGCCCAATCACTCTGCAGCCGAGTTGCGCAGCACCAGCAACTGGGCGATGAACGCCGGGGTCGATCTGTTTCTGGTCGCCTGCCTGCAGCTGTTTAGCTACCCCTTCCACGATCCGGTGTTGACCGACCGTGGCTTTATCAGCGAAGAAAAGTCCATGCTGCGTGCCTTTACCCTCGCCGGCGTGCTGGGCTTTATCGCCATTCTGGCCTTCAGCCTGATTGGCGTACACGCCAGCCTCAGCGGCCTTGAGGCGTCCGGCAACGTACCGGCGGCGCTGGCCCGCAGCATGGGCGTAGGCGCCCTGATCGTGATGACGCTGGTGATGATCTCCGCCGCCGGCTCCACGCTCGACTCCACCTTTTCTAGCCTCGCCCGCCTGACGGGTCGCGAATTGCCAGCCCTGGCCGGCCGCAATCTCGGGCAGAAGGCCATCGCCGTCGGCATGACCGCCATGCTGCTGTTTGCCGTGCTGGGCAACCTGCCCATGTTGGCCGGCACCGATATTCTCAAGGCCACCACCATCAGCGGCACCATGGTCATGGGCCTGGCGCCGGTATTTCTGTTGCACGGGCTGGTACGGCCCACTGCGCTGGGTTTTCACCTGGGTTTCTGGTGCGGTCTGCTGCTGGGCGTCGCCCTGACCGTCGGCTGGATACCTGACAGCTGGGCCATAGGTGATGGCCGCTACGCCCTGCTGCTGGGCACCAACCTGTACGGTTTACTGCTGTGCACCGCTGCGTACCTGCTCAGTGGCCTGCGGAGGCGAGTATGA
- a CDS encoding FAD-dependent oxidoreductase: MNLKKAAVLLALVALIVAFFVFDLNQYFSLDAIKAQQQNLNAQVTANPLLAGGLFFLAYVAVTALSLPGAALMTLAGGALFGLGWGLLLVSFASSLGATLAMLISRFMLRDWVQSRFGRRLKPLNEGIEREGAFYLFALRLVPAFPFFMINLAMGLTAIKARTFWWVSQLGMLPGTFVYVNAGRELSQLESLGGILSPGVIGAFVLLGVFPLIARKILDQIKARRVYRGWQKPKQFDRNLVVIGAGSGGLVSAYIAAAVKAEVSLIEKHAMGGDCLNTGCVPSKALIRSARLAAEVKRATALGYTNASATVDFARVMERVQRVITDIEPHDSPERYRELGVDVIQGAARITSPWSVEVAGQTLTTRNIIIAAGGRPVMPPIPGLDQVPAYTSDTLWGLREQPARLLVLGGGPIGCELAQAFQRLGTQVIQVEQGERLLANEDEDASELVSLALRSEGVDLRLRHKAERFEQGEQGALLQARQLDSDELVTIEFDAALVAVGRKANTQGYGAEELGLKLRDNGTLDTNEYLATRFPNIYAVGDVTGPYQFTHAAAHQAWYAAVNALFGSFKRFKVDYRVLPHVTFTEPEVARVGLSENEANEQAIEFEVTRYGIDDLDRAIADEAAEGYVKVLTQPGKDRILGVTIVGAHAGELIAEYVLAMKHNLGLNKVLGTVHSYPTLAEANKYAAGEWKRAHAPQGLLGWVQCWHRWRLK; the protein is encoded by the coding sequence ATGAACCTCAAGAAAGCCGCTGTGTTGCTCGCGCTCGTGGCGCTGATCGTTGCGTTCTTTGTGTTCGACCTGAACCAGTATTTCAGCCTGGACGCGATCAAGGCGCAGCAGCAAAACCTCAATGCCCAGGTAACGGCTAATCCGCTGCTGGCGGGCGGCCTGTTCTTTCTCGCCTATGTCGCGGTCACCGCCTTGTCGTTGCCGGGGGCTGCGCTGATGACCCTGGCCGGCGGCGCGCTTTTCGGCCTGGGCTGGGGCCTGTTGCTGGTTTCCTTCGCCTCCAGCCTGGGCGCGACCCTGGCCATGCTGATCAGCCGTTTCATGCTGCGCGACTGGGTACAAAGCCGCTTTGGCCGCCGCCTGAAGCCTTTGAATGAGGGTATCGAACGCGAAGGCGCGTTTTACCTGTTCGCGTTGCGCCTGGTGCCGGCCTTCCCCTTCTTCATGATCAACCTGGCCATGGGCCTGACCGCCATCAAGGCACGCACCTTCTGGTGGGTAAGCCAGCTGGGCATGCTGCCCGGCACCTTTGTGTATGTGAACGCCGGGCGGGAGCTGAGCCAGCTCGAATCGCTTGGCGGCATACTCTCGCCCGGCGTGATCGGCGCCTTCGTGCTACTTGGCGTATTTCCGCTGATCGCACGCAAGATACTCGACCAGATCAAGGCCCGACGCGTGTACCGCGGCTGGCAGAAGCCCAAACAGTTTGATCGTAACCTGGTGGTGATCGGCGCCGGCAGTGGCGGCCTGGTCAGCGCCTATATAGCCGCCGCGGTCAAAGCCGAGGTCAGCCTGATCGAAAAGCACGCCATGGGCGGCGATTGCCTGAATACCGGCTGCGTACCCTCCAAGGCACTGATCCGCTCGGCGCGACTGGCCGCAGAAGTAAAACGCGCCACCGCACTCGGCTATACCAACGCCAGCGCGACCGTAGACTTTGCCCGGGTGATGGAGCGCGTACAGCGGGTCATCACCGACATCGAACCGCACGACTCGCCCGAACGCTACCGCGAACTGGGCGTGGATGTGATTCAGGGCGCCGCACGCATTACCTCGCCCTGGAGCGTCGAAGTGGCTGGGCAAACCCTGACCACACGCAACATCATCATCGCCGCCGGCGGCCGCCCGGTGATGCCGCCGATCCCCGGTCTGGACCAGGTGCCCGCCTACACATCAGATACCCTCTGGGGCCTGCGCGAACAGCCCGCGCGCTTGCTGGTACTGGGCGGCGGCCCGATTGGCTGCGAGCTGGCGCAGGCCTTTCAGCGGCTCGGCACACAGGTTATTCAGGTCGAACAAGGCGAGCGCCTGCTGGCCAACGAGGACGAAGACGCCAGCGAGCTGGTAAGCCTGGCGCTACGCAGTGAAGGCGTAGACCTGCGCCTGCGGCATAAGGCCGAGCGTTTTGAACAAGGCGAACAGGGAGCACTGTTACAGGCACGGCAGTTGGACAGCGACGAGCTGGTCACAATCGAGTTTGACGCCGCACTGGTTGCCGTGGGCCGCAAAGCCAACACCCAAGGCTATGGCGCAGAAGAGCTGGGGCTGAAACTACGCGATAACGGCACGCTGGACACCAATGAGTACCTGGCCACGCGCTTCCCCAATATCTATGCGGTGGGCGATGTCACCGGCCCTTATCAGTTTACCCACGCGGCCGCGCATCAGGCCTGGTACGCCGCCGTCAATGCGTTGTTCGGCAGCTTCAAGCGCTTCAAGGTGGATTACCGGGTGCTGCCACATGTGACCTTTACCGAGCCGGAAGTCGCCCGCGTGGGGCTATCCGAGAACGAGGCAAATGAGCAGGCGATCGAATTTGAAGTCACGCGCTACGGCATCGATGACCTAGACCGCGCCATCGCCGACGAAGCAGCCGAAGGCTACGTCAAGGTGCTTACCCAGCCCGGCAAGGATCGTATTCTGGGCGTGACCATCGTCGGCGCCCACGCCGGTGAGCTGATTGCCGAATACGTGCTGGCGATGAAGCACAACCTGGGCCTGAACAAGGTACTCGGCACCGTACACAGCTATCCGACCCTGGCCGAGGCCAACAAGTATGCCGCCGGCGAATGGAAACGCGCCCATGCGCCGCAAGGCCTGCTGGGCTGGGTACAGTGCTGGCACCGTTGGCGCCTGAAGTGA